A region from the Kribbella shirazensis genome encodes:
- a CDS encoding MerR family transcriptional regulator: MDHSIGAVARLAGVSVKTVRHYSDLGLLTSRRTAAGHRRYDDAAVGRLRLIRTLRALDLDLPTIHAVLREERSLAEVAAAHAEALAIQLRTLQRQHALLTVLARHPELEDLHIMTEQSEQERRALIADFLDTTLGGTDPAIRQNLTPVLADDPDPAQVEAWLELTELLSSETFRTSVRRLVTGYHALAGDDPLRADPELRGRLIELRRTEGGPRWQRYLELVAVVNGWIIPSQLAG; encoded by the coding sequence ATGGACCACTCGATCGGTGCGGTGGCGCGGCTCGCCGGCGTCTCGGTGAAGACCGTGCGGCACTACTCCGACCTCGGGCTGCTGACGTCGCGCCGTACCGCGGCCGGCCATCGGCGGTACGACGACGCGGCCGTCGGACGGCTGCGCCTGATCCGGACGTTGCGTGCCCTCGACCTGGATCTGCCGACGATCCACGCCGTACTGCGCGAGGAGCGTTCGCTCGCCGAGGTCGCGGCGGCACACGCCGAGGCGCTGGCGATCCAGCTCCGTACGCTGCAACGGCAGCACGCCCTGCTCACGGTCCTCGCCCGTCATCCCGAACTGGAGGACCTCCACATCATGACCGAACAGTCCGAGCAGGAGCGCCGTGCGCTGATCGCCGACTTCCTCGACACGACCCTCGGCGGCACCGACCCCGCGATCCGCCAGAACCTCACGCCGGTCCTGGCCGACGACCCGGACCCGGCCCAGGTCGAGGCCTGGCTGGAGCTGACCGAGCTGCTCTCCTCGGAGACCTTCCGTACGTCGGTACGCCGCCTCGTCACCGGCTACCACGCCCTCGCCGGAGACGACCCGCTCCGGGCCGATCCGGAACTGCGCGGCCGGCTGATCGAACTCCGTCGTACCGAGGGCGGACCGCGATGGCAGCGCTACCTGGAACTGGTTGCCGTGGTCAACGGCTGGATAATCCCGTCGCAACTAGCGGGCTGA
- a CDS encoding phosphotransferase family protein, with product MSRAPDVDYSATSARPDWSALPQAVREALADALGSRITAVSPPVSTGFTGGFAARAELTDGRQVFIKAAQQGLHAYNAYQREAEVVPQLPSAVRAPVIVTTARADDWFAVVSEWIDGRMPGTPWTAEDFERATAVCEVTAEALRPSPLEGLDRFFDLVRDDVKVPAQILAGERQLPARLQEWVPRVLPELADLVTLAPEVLVGDTAAHSDLRPDNLLIDNAGVCWTIDWNWLTLGPRWIDWVGLLPIAQHQGIDTFTAITRNPLTADVPKDHLDCFVAVIAAYMLKNPDLPPPPGCTPALREHQRLYAWTFLDWLAVRRNWPTVEV from the coding sequence ATGAGCCGCGCCCCGGACGTCGACTACTCAGCCACCTCCGCCCGCCCGGACTGGAGCGCGCTCCCGCAGGCCGTGCGCGAGGCACTCGCCGATGCCCTCGGCAGCCGGATCACGGCCGTCTCGCCACCCGTCAGCACTGGCTTCACCGGAGGCTTCGCAGCGCGCGCCGAGCTGACCGACGGCCGCCAGGTCTTCATCAAGGCGGCTCAGCAGGGCCTGCACGCCTACAACGCGTACCAGCGTGAGGCCGAGGTCGTCCCGCAGCTGCCGAGCGCCGTGCGGGCCCCGGTCATCGTCACGACAGCACGAGCCGACGACTGGTTCGCGGTCGTGTCGGAGTGGATCGACGGGCGGATGCCGGGGACGCCGTGGACCGCCGAGGACTTCGAGCGCGCCACCGCGGTCTGCGAGGTGACGGCCGAGGCGCTGCGGCCGAGTCCGTTGGAGGGGTTGGACCGTTTCTTCGATCTGGTCCGTGACGACGTGAAGGTGCCGGCGCAGATCCTCGCGGGTGAGCGCCAACTGCCGGCGCGCCTGCAGGAGTGGGTGCCGCGCGTGCTGCCGGAGCTCGCCGACCTGGTGACCTTGGCGCCGGAAGTCCTCGTCGGCGACACCGCCGCCCATTCGGACCTGCGCCCGGACAACCTCCTGATCGACAACGCCGGTGTCTGCTGGACAATCGACTGGAACTGGCTGACGCTCGGCCCGCGCTGGATCGACTGGGTCGGCCTGCTGCCGATCGCCCAGCACCAGGGCATCGACACCTTCACCGCGATCACGCGTAACCCGCTCACCGCCGACGTACCGAAGGATCACCTGGACTGCTTCGTGGCCGTGATCGCCGCGTACATGCTGAAGAACCCGGACCTCCCGCCGCCGCCGGGCTGCACGCCGGCGCTGCGCGAGCACCAGCGGCTGTACGCGTGGACATTCCTGGACTGGCTCGCCGTACGGCGGAACTGGCCTACCGTGGAGGTATGA
- the fdhD gene encoding formate dehydrogenase accessory sulfurtransferase FdhD yields MTKAPTSRFKVEVLDGDRTSRREDVVSTEEPLELRLEWPGSSPEPLVVTMRTPGSDFELAAGFCLGEGFAVRADAIRTVAYCTDVTLTPEQQFNTVTVSLDGPPDREPPQRYGVTSAACGVCGQQSLDELAARAYDPVDPVEVPVDVVRRLPELLRDAQPMFSRTGGLHAAGLFTADGRKVVVKEDIGRHNAVDKVVGWTVLNQHSRKGLVLAVSGRAGYEIVQKAVAAGVGMIVAVGAPSSLAVDLAREFGVTLAGFARGERCVVYSAPERIIRPA; encoded by the coding sequence ATGACCAAGGCTCCCACCAGCAGGTTCAAGGTCGAGGTGCTCGACGGCGACCGGACGTCGCGGCGTGAGGACGTGGTCAGCACCGAGGAGCCGCTCGAGCTCCGGCTCGAATGGCCCGGCAGCTCGCCCGAGCCGCTGGTCGTCACCATGCGCACCCCCGGCTCCGACTTCGAACTCGCGGCCGGATTCTGCCTCGGCGAAGGCTTCGCCGTGCGCGCGGACGCGATCCGGACCGTTGCCTATTGCACCGATGTCACGCTGACACCCGAGCAGCAGTTCAACACCGTCACGGTCAGCCTCGACGGTCCCCCGGATCGCGAACCACCCCAGCGGTACGGCGTGACGTCCGCCGCCTGCGGTGTGTGCGGTCAGCAGAGCCTCGACGAGCTCGCCGCCCGTGCGTACGACCCGGTCGATCCGGTCGAGGTCCCGGTCGACGTCGTACGCCGCCTGCCGGAGCTGCTCCGCGACGCCCAGCCGATGTTCAGCCGGACCGGAGGTCTGCACGCCGCCGGACTGTTCACCGCCGACGGTCGCAAGGTGGTCGTGAAGGAGGACATCGGCCGCCACAACGCCGTCGACAAGGTCGTCGGCTGGACCGTCCTGAACCAGCACAGCCGCAAGGGTCTCGTCCTCGCGGTCAGCGGCCGGGCCGGCTACGAGATCGTCCAGAAGGCGGTCGCGGCCGGCGTCGGCATGATCGTCGCGGTCGGCGCCCCGTCGAGCCTCGCCGTCGACCTGGCCCGCGAGTTCGGCGTCACCCTGGCCGGCTTCGCCCGCGGCGAGCGTTGCGTCGTCTACTCAGCGCCGGAGCGCATCATCCGTCCAGCGTGA
- a CDS encoding AAA family ATPase encodes MRLHSLALRDFRGVKDRSVRFRALGTTVVVGDNEVGKSSLVEAFGLIFDLPDDSKSTRIRDIQPVGQDVGPEVTVELSLGGRELTYSKRWLKNRSTELTVVEPDGRRRSWTGREAHNEAERLFAENVDPVLWQTLMVGQGQSLVLPTPADAEPLITAVTAESGTPVDGASMPLVSAVEHEYLRYWTPRGKPTGDFARSAKAVAAAELTFKQALQAMEDVQSDIRRAERLTLDLEDVSGRLADHLTGVEELRERKQATDEILLRRDSVRSRAETARARLENHTRTRLERERFLDEVERFTKTEAELAARRADAELVARTAAETVQAAEAALAEVVELKDVRRTEVQTAERRVSDLMDRAELDRLIGQQTELVEVRSRIAAAGTILDRIKVDDATVAALEDARAAVVEARAALAAGVPEVTVRRLGAEPVELSGTGLEGNVPPDLGFDESTEVLVSGELVVGVPGQVEVTVRAGGEAATLRSRVDDAVRREKDLLKKAGVKDVAAARELLRKADTALAELNEARRTEKSLTAGGDPGERIAVLTARLGVDGAAADDETEERGGKQPAVEGVPGQMSLFAEFASPLDTLFDDFDVPEPEPDDLTGAQRALDSARDALAEVERLLADAEFAVAQARKAADEDRSEAQNARARSELAGERLAAAVEALEVARAVLDDEAVATAEAEAMAEVEGVLEELTAVQAQADEAGADQVADELTHALAVAKRLQDERDRLRDALRTTEGRLEQSGRDGLATRRDVAELELAAVRAEHDSLQRRAEAARRVHETLSRHRAEAQTKYSEPLQSRIESLGRSVYGPSFRVWLDDDLAVAERELDGARLPVEALSTGAQEQLAIITRLAISHLVSTGEGSVPVIFDDALGWSDKARLRDMGALLGRAGDHGQIIILTCMPDRYEYVPKATFITLDG; translated from the coding sequence ATGAGATTACACAGCTTGGCGCTACGGGACTTCCGTGGCGTCAAGGACCGTAGTGTCCGGTTCCGCGCGCTCGGGACGACCGTGGTGGTCGGCGACAACGAGGTCGGCAAGTCCAGTCTGGTCGAGGCGTTCGGGCTGATCTTCGACCTGCCCGACGACTCGAAGTCGACCCGGATCCGCGACATCCAGCCGGTCGGCCAGGACGTCGGCCCGGAGGTCACCGTCGAGCTGAGCCTGGGCGGCCGCGAGCTGACGTACTCCAAGCGCTGGCTGAAGAACCGTTCCACCGAGCTGACCGTCGTCGAGCCCGACGGCCGCCGGCGGTCCTGGACCGGACGTGAGGCGCACAACGAGGCCGAGCGGCTCTTCGCCGAGAACGTCGACCCCGTGCTCTGGCAGACCCTGATGGTCGGCCAGGGACAGTCGTTGGTGTTGCCAACGCCGGCCGACGCGGAGCCGTTGATCACCGCGGTCACGGCCGAGTCGGGTACGCCGGTCGACGGCGCCTCGATGCCGCTGGTGTCGGCCGTCGAGCACGAGTACCTGCGGTACTGGACGCCGCGCGGCAAGCCGACCGGCGACTTCGCGCGCTCCGCGAAAGCTGTCGCGGCGGCCGAGCTGACGTTCAAGCAGGCGTTGCAGGCGATGGAGGACGTGCAGTCCGACATCCGTCGCGCCGAGCGGCTGACCCTCGACCTCGAGGACGTGTCGGGCCGCCTGGCCGATCACCTCACCGGCGTCGAGGAGCTGCGGGAACGCAAGCAGGCCACCGACGAGATCCTGCTCCGGCGCGACTCGGTCCGTTCGCGGGCGGAGACCGCCCGGGCCCGCCTGGAGAACCACACCCGCACCCGGCTGGAGCGTGAGCGCTTCCTCGACGAGGTCGAGCGGTTCACCAAGACCGAGGCTGAGCTCGCCGCCCGGCGGGCCGACGCGGAGCTGGTCGCCAGGACCGCGGCGGAGACCGTGCAGGCCGCGGAGGCCGCGCTCGCGGAGGTCGTGGAGCTCAAGGACGTCCGGCGTACCGAAGTCCAGACGGCCGAGCGGCGGGTGTCGGACCTGATGGATCGCGCCGAGCTGGACCGGCTGATCGGGCAGCAGACCGAGCTGGTCGAGGTCCGGTCGCGGATCGCCGCGGCCGGCACGATCCTGGACCGCATCAAGGTCGACGACGCGACGGTCGCCGCGCTGGAGGACGCCCGCGCCGCGGTGGTCGAGGCGCGCGCGGCGCTGGCCGCCGGCGTACCCGAGGTGACGGTACGGCGTCTCGGTGCCGAGCCGGTCGAACTGTCCGGGACCGGTCTGGAAGGCAACGTGCCGCCGGACCTGGGCTTCGACGAATCGACCGAGGTGCTGGTGTCCGGCGAGCTGGTGGTCGGCGTGCCGGGGCAGGTCGAGGTGACCGTCCGGGCCGGCGGAGAGGCCGCGACGCTGAGGTCACGGGTGGACGATGCCGTACGCCGCGAGAAGGATCTGCTGAAGAAGGCGGGTGTGAAGGACGTCGCCGCGGCGCGGGAGCTGCTGCGCAAGGCGGACACCGCGCTCGCCGAGCTGAACGAGGCCCGCCGGACCGAGAAGTCGCTGACGGCCGGAGGCGATCCGGGGGAGCGGATCGCCGTACTGACCGCGCGGCTCGGGGTCGACGGGGCCGCGGCGGACGACGAGACCGAGGAGCGCGGCGGGAAACAGCCGGCGGTCGAGGGCGTGCCGGGGCAGATGTCGCTGTTCGCGGAGTTCGCGTCGCCGCTCGACACGTTGTTCGACGACTTCGACGTACCGGAGCCCGAGCCGGACGATCTCACCGGAGCGCAGCGGGCGCTGGACTCCGCGCGGGACGCGCTCGCCGAGGTGGAGCGGTTGCTGGCGGACGCCGAGTTCGCGGTGGCCCAGGCGCGGAAGGCGGCCGATGAGGACCGGTCGGAGGCGCAGAACGCGCGTGCTCGCTCGGAGCTCGCGGGCGAGCGGTTGGCCGCTGCGGTCGAGGCGCTGGAGGTCGCGCGGGCGGTGCTCGACGACGAGGCGGTCGCCACGGCGGAGGCCGAGGCGATGGCCGAGGTCGAAGGAGTGCTCGAGGAGCTCACGGCCGTACAGGCACAGGCTGACGAGGCCGGCGCGGATCAGGTCGCGGACGAGCTGACGCATGCCCTGGCCGTGGCGAAGCGGCTGCAGGACGAGCGCGACCGGTTGCGGGATGCGCTGCGTACGACGGAAGGCCGCCTGGAGCAGTCCGGCCGCGACGGACTCGCCACGCGGCGGGACGTCGCCGAGTTGGAGCTGGCCGCGGTACGGGCGGAGCACGACAGTCTGCAGCGCCGGGCCGAGGCCGCGCGGCGGGTGCACGAGACGTTGAGCAGGCATCGGGCCGAGGCGCAGACGAAGTACTCCGAGCCCTTGCAGAGCCGGATCGAGTCGCTCGGACGCAGTGTCTACGGGCCCTCGTTCCGGGTCTGGCTGGACGACGATCTCGCCGTCGCCGAGCGGGAACTGGACGGCGCGCGGCTGCCGGTCGAGGCGCTGTCGACAGGGGCTCAGGAGCAGCTGGCGATCATCACGCGCCTCGCGATCAGTCACCTGGTCAGCACCGGCGAGGGCAGTGTGCCGGTCATCTTCGACGACGCGCTCGGCTGGTCCGACAAGGCCCGGCTGCGTGACATGGGCGCGCTGCTCGGTCGCGCCGGCGACCACGGGCAGATCATCATCCTGACCTGCATGCCGGACCGCTACGAGTACGTCCCGAAGGCGACGTTCATCACGCTGGACGGATGA